The Hymenobacter oligotrophus genome has a window encoding:
- a CDS encoding phosphoglycerate kinase has product MQTIDQYNFAGKRALVRVDFNVPLDKDYRITDDTRIRAATRTIRKILADGGSVILMSHLGRPKGGPEEKYSLRHLVNRLSTEYGVPVKFAPDAIEAEAVEQARTLQPGEILLLENLRFYPEEEKGDAQFAQRLASLGDVYVNDAFGTAHRRHASTAVVAESFPQARVGGYLLHSEVENANRVLNNAERPFTAIMGGAKISDKIEIIEQLLDKVDNLLIGGGMAYTFAKAQGGDIGSSLLEGDKMDLALSLIQKAKEKGVNLVLPADSIIADKFANDANVDVAANTHIPPTWMGLDIGPTAREEFAAIIRNSKTILWNGPMGVFEMSNFSLGTEYVARAIAEATANGAYSLIGGGDSAAAVNQLGFADRVTYISTGGGALLEYMEGKTLPGVAALG; this is encoded by the coding sequence ATGCAAACCATCGATCAGTACAACTTCGCCGGCAAAAGAGCTTTGGTGCGCGTCGATTTCAACGTGCCCCTCGACAAAGATTACCGCATTACCGACGACACGCGCATTCGGGCCGCAACGCGTACCATCCGCAAGATCCTGGCCGATGGCGGCTCGGTTATTCTGATGTCGCACCTAGGGCGCCCCAAAGGCGGCCCCGAGGAAAAGTACTCGCTGCGCCACCTCGTAAACCGCCTCAGCACGGAGTACGGCGTACCCGTGAAGTTTGCCCCCGATGCCATTGAGGCCGAGGCCGTTGAGCAAGCCCGTACGCTGCAGCCCGGCGAAATTCTGCTGCTCGAAAACCTGCGTTTCTATCCCGAAGAGGAAAAAGGCGACGCGCAATTTGCCCAGCGCCTGGCCAGCCTCGGCGATGTGTACGTGAACGACGCCTTTGGCACCGCGCACCGCCGCCACGCCTCCACGGCGGTAGTGGCCGAATCCTTCCCGCAGGCCCGCGTGGGCGGCTACTTGCTGCACAGCGAAGTGGAAAACGCCAACCGCGTGCTCAACAACGCCGAGCGGCCTTTCACGGCCATTATGGGCGGCGCCAAAATTTCGGACAAGATCGAAATCATTGAGCAACTGCTCGATAAGGTTGATAACCTGCTAATTGGCGGCGGCATGGCCTACACCTTTGCCAAAGCGCAAGGCGGCGACATCGGCTCCTCCTTGCTCGAAGGCGACAAGATGGACTTGGCCCTGAGCCTGATCCAAAAAGCCAAAGAAAAAGGCGTGAACCTGGTACTGCCCGCCGACAGCATCATCGCCGACAAATTCGCCAACGACGCCAACGTGGATGTAGCGGCCAACACGCACATTCCGCCCACCTGGATGGGCCTCGACATTGGTCCCACGGCGCGCGAGGAGTTTGCAGCCATCATTCGCAACTCCAAAACCATTCTGTGGAACGGCCCCATGGGCGTGTTCGAGATGAGCAATTTCTCGCTCGGTACCGAGTACGTGGCCCGCGCCATTGCCGAAGCCACGGCCAACGGCGCCTACTCGCTGATTGGCGGCGGCGACTCGGCCGCTGCCGTAAACCAGCTGGGCTTTGCCGACCGCGTAACGTACATCTCGACGGGTGGCGGTGCGCTGCTTGAGTACATGGAGGGCAAAACCTTGCCCGGCGTTGCAGCCCTAGGTTAG
- a CDS encoding porin family protein, which yields MKRFYLLAAAALLLAPAASAQQVRYGLKLGATYSKYTYHSNPQPNERLLAAGGGLMARYDLAPNHPLSLQAELLYLRKGSSNERLHYYEVPVLTRLNLAAFNLPTLLRGHLNLNRFAVEVGPQLSSVFTPAHRHLTRSADARTSFDRSQYAAFQVGYAAGLSYEVPEGWSLTIRHTHDITGVMRGNGVKGKRNAVFHAQVGYIFGGKQ from the coding sequence ATGAAACGATTTTATCTGCTAGCAGCCGCGGCGCTGCTGCTCGCCCCGGCGGCCTCTGCCCAACAAGTTCGGTACGGCTTAAAACTCGGAGCTACGTACTCCAAATACACCTACCACAGCAACCCCCAGCCCAACGAGCGGCTGCTGGCTGCTGGCGGCGGCCTAATGGCGCGTTACGACTTGGCCCCCAACCACCCGCTGAGTCTGCAGGCTGAGTTGCTGTATTTGCGCAAAGGAAGCAGCAATGAGCGCCTGCATTACTACGAGGTGCCGGTGCTGACCCGCCTCAACTTGGCCGCGTTTAACCTGCCCACCTTGTTGCGAGGCCACCTCAATCTCAACAGGTTCGCGGTGGAGGTGGGCCCGCAGCTGAGCTCGGTATTCACCCCGGCGCACCGCCACCTTACCCGCAGTGCCGACGCCCGCACCAGCTTCGACCGAAGCCAGTACGCCGCCTTTCAAGTAGGCTATGCCGCTGGCCTCAGCTACGAGGTACCCGAGGGCTGGAGCCTAACGATACGCCACACCCACGACATTACCGGCGTGATGCGCGGCAACGGCGTAAAGGGCAAGCGCAACGCTGTTTTTCATGCCCAGGTGGGCTACATCTTCGGCGGCAAGCAGTAA